A single window of Carettochelys insculpta isolate YL-2023 chromosome 13, ASM3395843v1, whole genome shotgun sequence DNA harbors:
- the LOC142020009 gene encoding phosphatidylinositol 3,4,5-trisphosphate 5-phosphatase 2-like isoform X1, protein MTAASWYHQDISRVVAEDLLAKAGKDGCYLVRDSESVSGAYALCLLFQRHVHTYRILPDGEGLLSVQTIQGIQAKCFRTLTDLIGAYQQPNNGLVTPLLYPVNRAREAVDEDSDGEDGRAGHPPSLVLHSGIVAGSTSGRVTAPPNKAQICQQLQLRLQEQVGSSPASDFMGFMAEYLKHHLQLDLEALRNGHLQLRYLSTALVTACQGLHSEIDSTLAGLETLAKVFDPPASPRSPVREQGFLASDPDLELLLSKISTVNQLLSTLEKKVLKSLQETVSKHKLALPSAAVTHPPAAKPMAVQSFEVKVGKSQRASLTVDVESGTVAITKKGCSSPEETLSQDKILQLIKYQSMQSKVRLVYDRDQHRSLTRDFIFQNARKREAFCQLLQLMKIQHSNLDEPDLISVYVGTWNMGSAPPPRSLASWLTSRGLGRTQDETTACIPHDIYVIGTQENSLGDREWVEFLRASLKTLMSIDFRMVALQCLWSIKIVVLVKPEHERRISHVNTSSVKTGIANTLGNKGAVGISFLFNGTSFGFVNCHLASGSEKTHRRNQNYSDILRSLLLGDKTLSGFDLTLRFTHLFWFGDLNYRLDMEVQDILAHVNKKEFEALLAVDQLTLEREKNKVFLRFNEGDISFPPTYRYERGSRDSYVWQKFKTTGVKINVPSWCDRILWKSRPETHVVCNSYGCTDDLVTSDHSPVFATFEVGVTSQFVSRKAPGSSSESLACIEWDSIEVIVKTASRSKCYIEFHSYCLEESQRSGENSSQSSDIPGFLKLSWSAKQLPVLNPILSDLEYLLDQHLLLSVKGMDSCESYGECCIAMRSMIGSLAQQFETFLFHRGEETGSMRGWMKVRVPKDRRSTRERLYEWISFETDEPEADSPTLSKPALRTVRSRPLSLPDAASSYTNPAYFIFEGVPNTWAQCPSLSEPPYSPASDTQADRHLGHNPCRRHQSLAGAPACSSSREQLPRSPHCSVPEATSCGHQLSPSQIGRHTRPKSAILARDQQTAGDCSLTALHMAWCLSDVDTEPPRTGSCLGPSQPEGRKNLLRHTRSALAPPPQNYWEGARSQQDTHRLSRAKEKYH, encoded by the exons GTTTCAAAGGCACGTGCACACCTACAGGATCCTGCCCGATGGAGAGGGGCTGCTAtctgtgcag ACCATCCAGGGCATCCAGGCTAAATGTTTCCGCACTCTGACTGACCTCATAGGGGCCTACCAGCAGCCCAACAATGGTCTGGTGACCCCACTGCTCTACCCTGTGAACAGAGCACGAGAGGCAGTTGATGAGGACTCTG ATGGTGAGGATGGCAGAGCTGGCCACCCTCCAAGCCTGGTACTGCACAGTGGGATCGTTGCGGGCAGCACCAGCGGGAGAGTTACCGCTCCGCCAAACAAGGCCCAGATatgtcagcagctgcagctgaggtTGCAGGAGCAAGTTGGCAGTAG CCCAGCCAGCGATTTCATGGGCTTCATGGCCGAGTACCTCAAGCACCACTTACAGCTCGACCTGGAGGCCCTGAGGAATGGGCACCTGCAGCTGCGATACCTGAGCACTGCCTTAGTGactgcctgccaggggctgcacag TGAGATCGACTCCACGCTGGCTGGTTTAGAGACTCTGGCCAAAGTGTTTGACCCTCCAGCTTCCCCGCGGAGCCCCGTGAGAGAGCAG GGTTTCCTAGCCAGCGATCCAGACCTTGAATTGCTCCTCAGCAAGATCTCCACTGTCAACCAGCTGCTCTCCACCCTAGAGAAAAAG GTGCTGAAGTCACTGCAGGAGACCGTAAGCAAGCACAAATTGGCCCTTCCCAGTGCAGCTGTGACGCACCCACCTGCCGCCAAGCCCATGGCTGTGCAGAGCTTTGAG gtgaaaGTGGGCAAATcacagagggcctccctgacTGTGGACGTGGAGTCTGGGACAGTGGCCATCACGAAGAAAGGCTGCAGCTCTCCAGAGGAGACCCTCTCTCAGGACAAAA TCTTGCAGCTGATTAAATACCAGAGCATGCAGAGCAAAGTGAGGCTGGTGTACGACAGAGACCAGCACAGAAGCCTGACCAGGGACTTCATCTTCCAGAACGCACGG AAGCGAGAGGCCTTTTGCCAGCTGCTGCAACTCATGAAGATCCAGCATTCCAACCTGGATGAGCCAGACCTCATTTCTGTGTACGTTGGGACGTGGAATATGG gcagtgctccaccacccaggtCCCTGGCTTCATGGCTGACCTCACGGGGGTTGGGACGGACTCAGGATGAGACCACAGCCTGCATCCCACATGACATCTATGTTATTGGCACCCAGGAAAACTCGCTGGGAGACCGCGAATGGGTGGAGTTCTTGAGGGCCTCTTTGAAGACCTTGATGTCCATAGATTTCCGAATG GTTGCCTTACAGTGCCTCTGGAGCATTAAGATTGTGGTGCTGGTGAAACCAGAGCACGAACGCCGGATCAGCCATGTGAACACGTCGAGCGTGAAAACAGGAATCGCGAACACGCTAG GTAACAAAGGGGCTGTGGGCATCTCCTTCCTTTTCAATGGGACGTCGTTCGGGTTTGTGAACTGCCACCTGGCCTCAGGGAGTGAGAAGACACACAG GCGGAACCAAAACTACAGTGACATTCTGCGCTCTCTGCTCCTGGGTGACAAGACACTCAGCGGCTTCGATCTCACCCTGCGCTTCACCCACCTCTTCTGGTTCGGAGACCTGAATTACCGCCTTGATATGGAGGTCCAG GACATCTTAGCTCATGTGAACAAAAAGGAGTTTGAggccctgctggctgtggacCAGCTCACCCTGGAGCGGGAGAAGAACAAGGTGTTCCTGAGATTTA ATGAGGGTGACATCTCCTTCCCCCCTACGTACCGGTACGAACGGGGCTCCCGGGACAGCTACGTCTGGCAGAAATTCAAAACCACCGGG GTGAAAATCAATGTTCCCTCGTGGTGCGATCGCATCCTGTGGAAGTCACGCCCGGAGACCCATGTGGTCTGTAACTCGTATG GCTGCACTGACGATCTTGTGACCAGCGACCACTCGCCCGTCTTTGCCACCTTTGAGGTGGGGGTGACGTCTCAGTTCGTGTCTAGGAAGG ctcctggctccagctccgaGTCCCTGGCCTGCATCGAGTGGGACAGCATCGAGGTGATTGTGAAAACAGCCAGCCGCAGCAAGTGCTATATTGAGTTCCACTCCTACTGCCTGGAAG AGTCTCAGCGGAGTGGGGAGAACAGCTCCCAAAGCAGTGACATCCCAGGCTTCCTCAAACTCAGCTGGTCAGCTAAACAGCTGCCTGTG CTGAACCCAATCCTGTCGGACCTGGAGTACCTGCTTGACCAGCACCTGCTCCTCAGTGTCAAGGGCATGGACAGCTGCGAGTCCTATG GTGAGTGCTGCATTGCCATGAGATCCATGATTGGCAGCTTGGCCCAGCAGTTTGAGACTTTCCTCTTCCACCGGGGTGAAGAAACGGGCTCCATGCGTGGCTGGATGAAGGTCCGAGTCCCCAAGGACAGGCGGAGCACACGTGAGAGGCTCTACG AGTGGATCAGCTTTGAGACTGACGAGCCAGAGGCCgactcccccaccctctccaaGCCAGCTCTGCGCACCGTCAG GAGCCGTCCCCTCAGCCTTCCAGATGCAGCCAGCAGTTACACCAACCCAGCCTATTTCATATTTGAGGGGGTTCCCAACACCTGGGCACAGTGTCCCAGCCTGTCTGAACCTCCCTACAGTCCAGCTAGTGACACGCAGGCAGACAGGCACCTGGGCCACAATCCATGCCGCAGGCACCAGAGTCTGGCAGGagcaccagcctgctcctcctccagagaACAGCTACCAAGAAGCCcccactgctctgtgcctgaggccaCCTCCTGTGGGcaccagctcagcccctcccagaTCGGGAGGCACACGAGGCCCAAGTCAGCTATTTTGGCGAGAGACCAGCAGACGGCGGGCGACTGTTCCCTCACAGCCCTGCACATGGCTTGGTGCCTCAGTGATGTGGACACTGAGCCCCCCAGGACAGGAAGTTgcctgggccccagccagccagagggtCGGAAGAACCTGCTGCGCCACACCCGCAGCGCACTGGCCCCGCCACCACAGAACTACTGGGAGGGTGCGAGGTCCCAGCAGGACACTCACCGACTCAGCCGTGCCAAAGAG AAATATCACTGA
- the LOC142020009 gene encoding phosphatidylinositol 3,4,5-trisphosphate 5-phosphatase 2A-like isoform X2, producing the protein MTAASWYHQDISRVVAEDLLAKAGKDGCYLVRDSESVSGAYALCLLFQRHVHTYRILPDGEGLLSVQTIQGIQAKCFRTLTDLIGAYQQPNNGLVTPLLYPVNRAREAVDEDSDGEDGRAGHPPSLVLHSGIVAGSTSGRVTAPPNKAQICQQLQLRLQEQVGSSPASDFMGFMAEYLKHHLQLDLEALRNGHLQLRYLSTALVTACQGLHSEIDSTLAGLETLAKVFDPPASPRSPVREQGFLASDPDLELLLSKISTVNQLLSTLEKKVLKSLQETVSKHKLALPSAAVTHPPAAKPMAVQSFEVKVGKSQRASLTVDVESGTVAITKKGCSSPEETLSQDKILQLIKYQSMQSKVRLVYDRDQHRSLTRDFIFQNARKREAFCQLLQLMKIQHSNLDEPDLISVYVGTWNMGSAPPPRSLASWLTSRGLGRTQDETTACIPHDIYVIGTQENSLGDREWVEFLRASLKTLMSIDFRMVALQCLWSIKIVVLVKPEHERRISHVNTSSVKTGIANTLGNKGAVGISFLFNGTSFGFVNCHLASGSEKTHRRNQNYSDILRSLLLGDKTLSGFDLTLRFTHLFWFGDLNYRLDMEVQDILAHVNKKEFEALLAVDQLTLEREKNKVFLRFNEGDISFPPTYRYERGSRDSYVWQKFKTTGVKINVPSWCDRILWKSRPETHVVCNSYGCTDDLVTSDHSPVFATFEVGVTSQFVSRKAPGSSSESLACIEWDSIEVIVKTASRSKCYIEFHSYCLEESQRSGENSSQSSDIPGFLKLSWSAKQLPVLNPILSDLEYLLDQHLLLSVKGMDSCESYGECCIAMRSMIGSLAQQFETFLFHRGEETGSMRGWMKVRVPKDRRSTRERLYEWISFETDEPEADSPTLSKPALRTVRNITDQDLLDAGMLSSTPRKLIQTKLQDSSRGSQAPV; encoded by the exons GTTTCAAAGGCACGTGCACACCTACAGGATCCTGCCCGATGGAGAGGGGCTGCTAtctgtgcag ACCATCCAGGGCATCCAGGCTAAATGTTTCCGCACTCTGACTGACCTCATAGGGGCCTACCAGCAGCCCAACAATGGTCTGGTGACCCCACTGCTCTACCCTGTGAACAGAGCACGAGAGGCAGTTGATGAGGACTCTG ATGGTGAGGATGGCAGAGCTGGCCACCCTCCAAGCCTGGTACTGCACAGTGGGATCGTTGCGGGCAGCACCAGCGGGAGAGTTACCGCTCCGCCAAACAAGGCCCAGATatgtcagcagctgcagctgaggtTGCAGGAGCAAGTTGGCAGTAG CCCAGCCAGCGATTTCATGGGCTTCATGGCCGAGTACCTCAAGCACCACTTACAGCTCGACCTGGAGGCCCTGAGGAATGGGCACCTGCAGCTGCGATACCTGAGCACTGCCTTAGTGactgcctgccaggggctgcacag TGAGATCGACTCCACGCTGGCTGGTTTAGAGACTCTGGCCAAAGTGTTTGACCCTCCAGCTTCCCCGCGGAGCCCCGTGAGAGAGCAG GGTTTCCTAGCCAGCGATCCAGACCTTGAATTGCTCCTCAGCAAGATCTCCACTGTCAACCAGCTGCTCTCCACCCTAGAGAAAAAG GTGCTGAAGTCACTGCAGGAGACCGTAAGCAAGCACAAATTGGCCCTTCCCAGTGCAGCTGTGACGCACCCACCTGCCGCCAAGCCCATGGCTGTGCAGAGCTTTGAG gtgaaaGTGGGCAAATcacagagggcctccctgacTGTGGACGTGGAGTCTGGGACAGTGGCCATCACGAAGAAAGGCTGCAGCTCTCCAGAGGAGACCCTCTCTCAGGACAAAA TCTTGCAGCTGATTAAATACCAGAGCATGCAGAGCAAAGTGAGGCTGGTGTACGACAGAGACCAGCACAGAAGCCTGACCAGGGACTTCATCTTCCAGAACGCACGG AAGCGAGAGGCCTTTTGCCAGCTGCTGCAACTCATGAAGATCCAGCATTCCAACCTGGATGAGCCAGACCTCATTTCTGTGTACGTTGGGACGTGGAATATGG gcagtgctccaccacccaggtCCCTGGCTTCATGGCTGACCTCACGGGGGTTGGGACGGACTCAGGATGAGACCACAGCCTGCATCCCACATGACATCTATGTTATTGGCACCCAGGAAAACTCGCTGGGAGACCGCGAATGGGTGGAGTTCTTGAGGGCCTCTTTGAAGACCTTGATGTCCATAGATTTCCGAATG GTTGCCTTACAGTGCCTCTGGAGCATTAAGATTGTGGTGCTGGTGAAACCAGAGCACGAACGCCGGATCAGCCATGTGAACACGTCGAGCGTGAAAACAGGAATCGCGAACACGCTAG GTAACAAAGGGGCTGTGGGCATCTCCTTCCTTTTCAATGGGACGTCGTTCGGGTTTGTGAACTGCCACCTGGCCTCAGGGAGTGAGAAGACACACAG GCGGAACCAAAACTACAGTGACATTCTGCGCTCTCTGCTCCTGGGTGACAAGACACTCAGCGGCTTCGATCTCACCCTGCGCTTCACCCACCTCTTCTGGTTCGGAGACCTGAATTACCGCCTTGATATGGAGGTCCAG GACATCTTAGCTCATGTGAACAAAAAGGAGTTTGAggccctgctggctgtggacCAGCTCACCCTGGAGCGGGAGAAGAACAAGGTGTTCCTGAGATTTA ATGAGGGTGACATCTCCTTCCCCCCTACGTACCGGTACGAACGGGGCTCCCGGGACAGCTACGTCTGGCAGAAATTCAAAACCACCGGG GTGAAAATCAATGTTCCCTCGTGGTGCGATCGCATCCTGTGGAAGTCACGCCCGGAGACCCATGTGGTCTGTAACTCGTATG GCTGCACTGACGATCTTGTGACCAGCGACCACTCGCCCGTCTTTGCCACCTTTGAGGTGGGGGTGACGTCTCAGTTCGTGTCTAGGAAGG ctcctggctccagctccgaGTCCCTGGCCTGCATCGAGTGGGACAGCATCGAGGTGATTGTGAAAACAGCCAGCCGCAGCAAGTGCTATATTGAGTTCCACTCCTACTGCCTGGAAG AGTCTCAGCGGAGTGGGGAGAACAGCTCCCAAAGCAGTGACATCCCAGGCTTCCTCAAACTCAGCTGGTCAGCTAAACAGCTGCCTGTG CTGAACCCAATCCTGTCGGACCTGGAGTACCTGCTTGACCAGCACCTGCTCCTCAGTGTCAAGGGCATGGACAGCTGCGAGTCCTATG GTGAGTGCTGCATTGCCATGAGATCCATGATTGGCAGCTTGGCCCAGCAGTTTGAGACTTTCCTCTTCCACCGGGGTGAAGAAACGGGCTCCATGCGTGGCTGGATGAAGGTCCGAGTCCCCAAGGACAGGCGGAGCACACGTGAGAGGCTCTACG AGTGGATCAGCTTTGAGACTGACGAGCCAGAGGCCgactcccccaccctctccaaGCCAGCTCTGCGCACCGTCAG AAATATCACTGACCAGGACCTGCTGGACGCCGGCATGCTGAGTTCCACTCCCCGGAAGCTCATCCAAACCAAGCTCCAAGACAGCAGCCGTGGGAGCCAGGCCCCAGTGTGA
- the P2RY4 gene encoding P2Y purinoceptor 4, with amino-acid sequence MATSVGTFPAAQLMPVSVSQLTANTTSESEESCVFNEEFKFILLPVSYALVFVVGLLLNSWALWMFIWKMRPWNATTTYMFNLAVSDTLYVLSLPTLVYYYADRNNWPFGVGLCKIVRFLFYANLYCSILFLTCISVHRYVGICHPIQSLRWVKTKHARLTCVGVWFIVTICLIPNLIFVTTSTRGNDTLCHDTTKPEEFDHYVHYSSSIMTLLFGVPFLVIVVCYSLMAKRLWKTSMPGSNQSIPSYKKRSIKMIIIVITVFAICFLPFHITRTLYYSARLLQANCKTLNIVNFTYKITRPLASVNSCIDPILYFLVGDKYRGRLRRAAVKMPRSEHTSSLAFAAQLKKNGLSISQGATDSRTDS; translated from the coding sequence ATGGCCACGTCAGTGGGGACCTTCCCAGCTGCTCAGCTGATGCCAGTATCGGTGTCCCAGCTGACAGCAAATACCACCAGTGAAAGTGAGGAGAGCTGCGTCTTCAATGAGGAGTTTAAATTCATCCTTCTGCCCGTGTCCTACGCGCTGGTCTTTGTGGTTGGTCTGCTGCTCAATTCCTGGGCCTTGTGGATGTTCATCTGGAAGATGAGGCCCTGGAACGCCACCACCACCTACATGTTCAATCTGGCTGTCTCAGACACTCTGTATGtactttccctccccaccctggtctATTATTATGCTGACCGCAACAACTGGCCCTTTGGGGTTGGACTCTGCAAGATTGTGCGCTTCCTCTTCTACGCCAACCTGTACTGCAGCATCCTCTTCCTCACCTGCATCAGCGTGCACCGCTACGTGGGGATCTGCCACCCCATTCAGTCCCTCAGATGGGTGAAGACTAAGCATGCCCGGCTCACCTGCGTGGGGGTGTGGTTCATCGTCACCATCTGCCTCATACCTAACCTGATCTTTGTCACCACCAGCACCAGAGGCAACGACACCCTTTGCCACGACACCACCAAGCCTGAAGAGTTCGACCACTACGTGCACTATAGCTCCTCCATCATGACTCTCCTCTTCGGCGTACCCTTCCTGGTGATTGTCGTGTGCTACAGCCTGATGGCTAAGAGACTGTGGAAAACCAGCATGCCCGGCTCCAACCAGAGCATCCCCTCCTACAAGAAACGCTCCATCAAGATGATCATCATTGTAATCACCGTCTTTGCCATctgcttccttcccttccacatAACGCGGACACTGTACTACTCTGCCCGGCTGCTCCAAGCCAACTGCAAGACCCTCAACATCGTCAACTTCACCTACAAGATCACACGGCCACTGGCCAGCGTCAACAGCTGCATAGACCCCATCTTGTACTTCCTGGTGGGGGATAAGTACAGGGGAAGGCTGCGCCGAGCTGCGGTCAAAATGCCCAGATCAGAGCACACATCCTCTCTAGCCTTTGCTGCACAGCTCAAAAAGAACGGCTTGTCCATCTCCCAAGGTGCCACAGACTCCAGGACTGATTCCTAA